Proteins encoded by one window of Actinomycetota bacterium:
- a CDS encoding AMP-binding protein yields MTAVTERAGVATVASRVRDRALATPDTVALREKRFGIWQEITWRGYWEQVELAAHGLAALGVEPGDRVAIHSENRPEWLYTDVAAVALRAMTVGLYPTNPPAEVAYLLADSGAKVLVAEDQEQVDKALEVKDGLPALERIVYVEPRGVRTYDDPALLSWEALLELGRDHRQRHPGLLDERAAQVTAGDVATLIYTSGTTGPPKGAMLTVANIDFAIKVLVEQGGFFENPGPDDVTLSYLPLCHVAERIATEWENAAAGTQVHFAESIDTVQDNLREVQPTLFFAVPRIWEKVRATVEIRMTSASPLKRANYRLWMGQAARIGAELVANGGSHTRSTRLRYALGYPFLFRSLRKRLGLERCRFAGSGAAPIAPELLQWFYGLGVVIHEIYGMTENSAVATANRPGRVKVGTVGEPHPGVELRLDDQTGEILTRHPGVFAGYWDKPERTAEVLGDDGWLRTGDVGEWVDGSHLKIVDRLKDILITSGGKNVSPSEIENSLKFSPYVREAVVVGDRRPYLTALIGIELDTVGEWAQRRRIPYTTYRDLSEKPEVLALVQEVVDDTNRRLARADSIKKFRLIPKELDHEDGELTATQKVKRAAITGAFGDLIEGMYQRDR; encoded by the coding sequence ATGACCGCCGTCACCGAACGGGCCGGGGTGGCCACCGTCGCCTCCCGGGTCCGGGACCGGGCCCTGGCCACCCCCGACACGGTGGCCCTGCGCGAGAAGCGCTTCGGCATCTGGCAGGAGATCACCTGGCGGGGCTACTGGGAGCAGGTCGAGCTGGCCGCCCACGGCCTGGCCGCCCTCGGGGTCGAGCCGGGCGACCGGGTGGCCATCCACTCCGAGAACCGGCCCGAGTGGCTGTACACCGACGTGGCCGCCGTGGCCCTGCGGGCCATGACCGTCGGCCTGTACCCGACCAACCCGCCGGCCGAGGTCGCCTACCTGCTGGCCGACTCCGGGGCCAAGGTGCTGGTGGCCGAGGACCAGGAGCAGGTCGACAAGGCGCTGGAGGTCAAGGACGGGCTGCCCGCCCTGGAGCGGATCGTCTACGTGGAGCCGCGCGGGGTCCGCACCTACGACGACCCGGCGCTGCTGTCCTGGGAGGCGCTGCTGGAGCTGGGCCGCGACCACCGCCAGCGGCACCCGGGGCTCCTGGACGAGCGGGCCGCCCAGGTGACCGCCGGCGACGTGGCCACCCTCATCTACACCTCGGGCACCACCGGGCCGCCCAAGGGGGCGATGCTGACCGTCGCCAACATCGACTTCGCCATCAAGGTCCTCGTCGAGCAGGGCGGCTTCTTCGAGAACCCCGGCCCCGACGACGTCACCCTGTCGTACCTGCCGCTGTGCCACGTGGCCGAGCGGATCGCCACCGAGTGGGAGAACGCCGCCGCCGGCACCCAGGTCCACTTCGCCGAGTCGATCGACACCGTCCAGGACAACCTGCGCGAGGTCCAGCCGACCCTGTTCTTCGCCGTGCCCCGCATCTGGGAGAAGGTCCGGGCCACGGTCGAGATCCGCATGACCTCGGCGTCGCCGCTGAAGCGGGCCAACTACCGGCTGTGGATGGGCCAGGCGGCCCGCATCGGGGCCGAGCTGGTCGCCAACGGCGGCAGCCACACCCGCTCGACCCGGCTGCGCTACGCCCTCGGCTACCCGTTCCTGTTCCGCTCCCTGCGCAAGCGCCTCGGCCTGGAGCGCTGCCGCTTCGCCGGGTCGGGGGCGGCGCCGATCGCCCCCGAGCTGCTGCAGTGGTTCTACGGGCTCGGGGTGGTCATCCACGAGATCTACGGCATGACCGAGAACAGCGCCGTGGCCACCGCCAACCGGCCCGGCCGGGTCAAGGTCGGCACCGTCGGCGAGCCCCACCCCGGGGTCGAGCTCCGCCTCGACGACCAGACCGGGGAGATCCTGACCCGCCACCCGGGCGTGTTCGCCGGCTACTGGGACAAGCCGGAGCGGACGGCCGAGGTCCTGGGGGACGACGGGTGGCTGCGCACCGGCGACGTCGGCGAGTGGGTCGACGGCAGCCACCTCAAGATCGTCGACCGGCTCAAGGACATCCTCATCACCTCGGGCGGCAAGAACGTCTCCCCGTCCGAGATCGAGAACTCGCTCAAGTTCTCCCCCTACGTCCGCGAGGCGGTGGTGGTCGGGGACCGACGCCCCTACCTGACCGCCCTCATCGGCATCGAGCTGGACACGGTCGGGGAGTGGGCCCAGCGCCGCCGCATCCCCTACACCACCTACCGCGACCTGTCCGAGAAGCCCGAGGTGCTGGCCCTGGTCCAGGAGGTGGTCGACGACACCAACCGGCGCCTGGCCCGGGCCGACAGCATCAAGAAGTTCCGCCTGATCCCCAAGGAGCTCGACCACGAGGACGGCGAGCTGACCGCCACCCAGAAGGTCAAGCGGGCCGCCATCACCGGGGCCTTCGGCGACCTCATCGAGGGCATGTACCAGAGGGATCGTTGA